A single Cyclopterus lumpus isolate fCycLum1 chromosome 15, fCycLum1.pri, whole genome shotgun sequence DNA region contains:
- the LOC117744115 gene encoding core histone macro-H2A.2: protein MSARGGKKKATKLSRSARAGVIFPVGRMMRYLRTGTHKYRIGMGAPVYMAAVIEYLAAEILELAGNAARDNKKGRITPRHIKLAVANDEELNQLLRGVTISNGGVLPRIHPELLSKKRGNRVKVDSPASIPEKKVERSKSKKPVKSFKKVKGKRGRKPKSTDSESVPNSTVEDSPGDGFTILSAKSLFLGQKLSLTESEISKIGAIKVEGIINPTNAEMDLKDGVGNALEKAGGREFLDAVKELRKAQGPLEVASVAVSQASGMAARFIIHCNVPQWGSEKCEDQLEKTVKNCLSAAEDKKLKSVAFPALPAGRNGFPKQTAAQLILKAISNHFVSSSSSSLKNIYFVLFDSESIGIYLQEMAKLDAK from the exons ATGTCAgccagaggaggaaagaagaaggcCACCAAGCTGTCCCGTTCAGCCAGGGCGGGCGTCATCTTCCCCGTGGGAAGGATGATGAGGTACTTGCGCACCGGCACGCACAAATACCGCATTGGCATGGGGGCGCCGGTCTACATGGCAGCCGTCATCGAGTACCTGGCAG CTGAGATCTTGGAGTTGGCAGGAAACGCAGCGCGGGACAACAAGAAAGGCCGAATCACTCCCAGACACATCAAGCTGGCTGTGGCCAACGACGAGGAGCTCAACCAG ctcctgaggGGCGTCACCATATCAAACGGAGGCGTCCTGCCCCGGATCCACCCGGAGCTGCTCTCCAAGAAGAGGGGCAACAGGGTGAAAGTGGACAGCCCGGCGTCCATCCCCGAGAAGAAGGTCGAACGCTCGAAGAGCAAGAAACCTGTCAAGTCCTTCAAAAAGGTCAAAGGGAAGCGAGGACGCAAGCCAAAG AGCACAGACAGCGAGTCGGTACCGAACTCCACAGTGGAAGACAGTCCGGGGGACGGGTTCACCATCCTGTCAGCCAAGAGCCTGTTCCTGGGACAAAAG CTTTCACTCACGGAGAGCGAAATCAGCAAAATCGGAGCGATCAAAGTGGAGGGCATAATTAACCCCACGAACGCAGAGATGGACCTGAAAGACGGAGTGG GCAACGCCCTGGAGAAGGCCGGAGGCCGAGAGTTCCTGGATGCGGTCAAGGAGCTGCGGAAAGCACAGGGGCCTCTGGAGGTGGCTTCAG TGGCCGTGAGCCAGGCCAGCGGGATGGCCGCCCGCTTCATCATCCACTGTAACGTCCCTCAGTGGGGCTCAGAGAAGTGTGAGGACCagctggagaagacggtgaagaACTGCCTCTCTGCAGCGGAGGACAAGAAGCTGAAGTCCGTGGCGTTCCCGGCTCTTCCTGCTGGACG GAACGGGTTCCCCAAGCAAACGGCCGCCCAGCTCATCCTCAAGGCCATCTCCAACCATTTTGTGtcgtccagcagctcctccctGAAAAACATTTACTTTGTGCTGTTCGACAGCGAGAGCATCGGCATCTACCTTCAGGAAATGGCCAAGCTGGACGCCAAGTAG